In Streptomyces sp. TLI_146, the genomic stretch CTACTTCCACCACCCCCGCTACCTGGGCCACCTCAACTGCCCGGTCGTCATCCCCGCCGTCCTCGGCGAAGCGGTCCTCTCGGCCGTCAACTCCTCGCTGGACACCTGGGACCAGAGCGCCGGCGGCACCCTCATCGAGCGCCGGCTGATCGACTGGACCGCCGGCCGCGTCGGCTACGGCCCCTCCGCCGACGGCGTGTTCACCAGCGGCGGCAGCCAGTCCAACCTCCAGGCGCTGCTGCTCGCCCGCGAGGAGGCCAAGACCGACGACCTGTCGAAGCTGCGGATCTTCTCCTCCGAGTGCAGCCACTTCAGCGTCCAGAAGTCCGCCCAGCTGCTCGGTCTCGGCCGTGGCGCCGTCGTGTCGATCCCCTGCGACCACGACAAGCGGATGCAGACCGTGGCGCTCGCCCGCGCCCTGGAGCGCTGCGCCGCCGAGGGCAACGTCCCGATGGCCGTCGTCGCCACCGCGGGCACCACCGACTTCGGCTCCCTCGACCCGCTGCCGGAGATCGCCGACCTCTGCGCCCAGTACGGCGCGTGGATGCACGTGGACGCCGCGTACGGCTGCGGACTGCTGGTCTCGCCGACCCGCCGTCACCTCCTGAACGGCATCGAGCACGCCGACTCGGTCACCGTGGACTACCACAAGTCCTTTTTCCAGCCGGTGAGTTCGAGCGCGATCCTGGTCAAGGACGGCAGCACGCTGCGGCACGCCACGTACCACGCGGACTACCTCAACCCGCGCCGGGCCGCCGAGGAGCGCATCCCCAACCAGGTCGACAAGTCCCTCCAGACCACCCGCCGCTTCGACGCCCTGAAGCTGTGGATGACGCTGCGCACCATGGGCGCCGACGGCATCGGCTCGCTCTTCGACGAGGTGTGCGACCTGGCCGTGGAGGGCTGGCGGCTGCTCGCCGCCGACCCGCGCTACGACGTCGTCGTCGAGCCCACCCTGTCGACCCTGGTCTTCCGCTACATCCCGGACGCGGTCACCTCGCCCGCCGAGATCGACCGCGCCAACCTCTACGCCCGCAAGGCGCTGTTCGCGTCCGGCGAGGCCGTCGTCGCCGGCACCAAGACCGGCGGCCGCCAGTACCTGAAGTTCACCTTGCTCAACCCCGAGACGACGGTCTCCGACATCGCCGCCGTCCTCGATCTGATCGCCGGCCACGCCGAGCAGTACCTGGGAGAGAACCTTGTCCACGCAGCCTCGTGAGCCGTACGACTTCATCGGGATCGGCCTCGGGCCCTTCAACCTGGGCCTCGCCTGTCTGACCGAGCCGGTCGACGAGCTCCGCGGCCTCTTCCTGGAGACCAAGCCGGACTTCGAGTGGCACTCGGGCATGTTCCTGGAGGGCGCCCACCTCCAGACCCCGTTCATGTCGGACCTGGTCACCCTCGCCGACCCGACCTCGCCGTACTCCTTCCTCAACTACCTGAAGGAGTCGGGCCGCCTCTACTCGTTCTACATACGCGAGAACTTCTACCCGCTGCGCACCGAGTACAACGACTACTGCCGCTGGGCGGCCGGCAAGCTCTCCTCGATCCGCTTCAACCAGACGGTGAAGACGGTGACGTACGAGGACGAGGTGTACGTCGTACGCACCGAGGACGGCTCCGAGTTCCGCGCCCGGCGGCTGGTGCTCGGCACCGGCACCCCGCCGTTCGTCCCCGAGCCGTGCCAGGGCCTGGGCGGTGACTACCTGCACAACTCCCGCTATCTGGACCACAAGGAGGCGCTCCAGAAGAAGGAGTCGATCACCCTGGTGGGCAGCGGGCAGTCCGCGGCGGAGATCTACTACGACCTGCTGAGCGAGATCGACGTCCACGGCTACCGGCTGAACTGGGTCACCCGCTCGCCGCGCTTCTTCCCGCTCGAATACACCAAGCTGACGCTGGAGATGACCTCGCCGGAGTACGTGGACTACTTCCACGCGCTGCCCGAGGCCACCCGCTACCGCCTGGAGACGCAGCAGAAGGGCCTGTTCAAGGGCATCGACTCGGAGCTCATCGACGCGATCTTCGACCTGCTCTACCAGAAGAGCCTCAAGGGCCCCGTCGGCACCCGGCTGCTCACCAACTCCTCACTGAACGCGGCGAGCTACGACACCACGACCGGTACGTACACGCTGGGTCTGCGCCAGGAGGAGCAGGAGAAGGACTACACCCTCGACACCGAGGGCCTGGTCCTGGCCACCGGCTACAAGTACGCCGAGCCGGAGTTCCTCGCCCCGGTGGCCGACCGCCTCAGGCGCGACGGCCGCGGCCGCTTCGACGTGGCCCGCAACTACGCCATCGACACCAACGGCCGCGAGATCTTCCTCCAGAACGCCGCCGTGCACACCCACTCGATCACCTCGCCCGACCTGGGCATGGGCGCCTACCGCAACGCGTACATCATCGGCGAGCTGCTCGGCCGCGAGTACTACCCGGTCGAGAAGTCCATCGCCTTCCAGGAGTTCGCCGTATGAGCACCACGCACACCCCCTCCGGCATAGGTACCTTCACCGTCCGGGACCTCGATCCGCTGAAGGACGCCGAGCTGCTGCACGGCTGGGTCACCCACCCCAAGGCCGCGTTCTGGATGATGCAGGACGCGAAGCTGGAGGACGTCGAGCGGGCGTACATGGAGATCGCCGCCGACGAGCACCACCACGCGCTGCTCGGGCTGCACGACGGCGAGCCCGCCTTCCTGATGGAGAAGTACGACCCGGCCCACCGCGAGCTGGTCGGTCTGTACGAGAGCGAGCCGGGCGACGTCGGCATGCACTTCCTGGTCGCGCCGACCGGCACACCGATCCACGGCTTCACCCGCGCGGTGATCACCGCCGTGGTGGGGCACCTGTTCGCGGACCCGGCGACCCGGCGGGTCGTCGTGGAGCCGGACGTGGGCAACAAGCCCGTCCACGCGCTCAACGCCGCCGTCGGCTTCGAGGTCGTCGGCGAGATCACCAAGCCGGAGAAGAGGGCGCTGCTGAGCGTCTGCACGCGGGCCGCGTTCGAGGAGGCCACCCGATGACGACGACCCCCGACACCGGCGTCGCGCACCTCACCCCCGAGCTGTGGACGCGCGCCAACCGGCTGCTGATCCGCAAGGCGCTCGCCGAGTTCTCCCACGAGCGGCTGCTGAAGCCGCAGCCGCTGGGCGACGACCGGTACAGCGTGCGCAGCGACGACGGCACGGTGGAGTACCGCTTCACCGCCGCGCTGTACGCGCTGGACCACTGGCAGGTGGACCCGGAGTCGGTCACGCGGCACGGGTCCACCGGCCGGCTCCCCCTCGACGCCCTCGACTTCTTCATCGAGCTGCGCGCGACGCTGGGCCTGAGCGACGAGATCCTGCCGGTGTACCTGGAGGAGATCTCCTCCACGCTCTCCGGTACGGCGTACAAGCTCACCAAGGAGCAGACCCCGGCGGCCGAGCTCGCCCGTGCGGGCTTCCAGGCGATCGAGACGGGCATGACCGAGGGCCACCCGTGCTTCGTGGCCAACAACGGGCGGCTCGGGTTCGGTGTGCACGAGTACGCGGCGTACGCGCCGGAGGCCGCCGCGCCCGTCCGGCTGATCTGGCTGGCGGCGCGGCGCGACCGGGCGACCTTCACCTCGGGCGCGGGGCTCGACTACGAGACGCTGATCGAGGCGGAGCTGGGCGCGGCGACGCTGGAACGTTTCGCCGCGACGATGGCGGCGCGGGGGCTGGACCTCGCGGACTACCAGCTGCTGCCGGTCCACCCCTGGCAGTGGTGGAACAAGCTGTCGGTGACGTTCGCGGCGGAGGTGGCCCAGGACAGGCTGGTGCCGCTGGGAGCGGGCGACGACACGTACCTGGCCCAGCAGTCGATCCGAACTTTCTTCAACACGACAGACCCGACGAAGCACTACGTCAAGACGGCCCTTTCGGTCCTGAACATGGGCTTCATGCGCGGCCTGTCGGCGGCGTACATGGAGGCGACCCCGGCGATCAACGACTGGCTGGCGGGAGTGGTGGAGCGCGACTCCGTGCTTCAGGCGGCCCGCTTCTCGATCATCCGCGAGCGGGCGGCGATCGGCTACCACCACCGCCAGTACGAGCGCGCCACCGACCGCTACTCGCCGTACCGCAAGATGCTGGCGGCGCTGTGGCGGGAGAGCCCGGTCCCGTCGCTGGCGCCGGGCGAGCGCCTGGCGACGATGGCGTCGCTGCTGCACGTCGACGGGGCCGGGGCGTCGTTCGCGGGCGCGCTGATCGCGGAGTCGGGGGTGGGCGCGACGGAGTGGCTGCGCCGCTACCTGGACGCGTATCTGCTCCCCGTCCTGCACTCGTTCTACGCGTACGACCTGGCCTACATGCCGCACGGCGAGAACGTGATCCTGGTCCTGGCGGAGGACGGGACGGTGTCGCGGGCGATCTTCAAGGACATCGCCGAGGAGATCGTGGTCATGGACCCGGACGCGGTGCTGCCGCCGGCGGTCGAGCGGATCCGCGCGGACGTGCCGGACGACATGAAGCTGCTGTCCGTCTTCACGGACGTCTTCGACTGCTTCTTCCGCTTCCTGAACGCGACGCTCGTGAGCGAGGGCGTGATCGGGGAGGACGAGTTCTGGGCGGCGGTGGCGGAGTGCGTCACGTCGTACCAGGCGTCGGTACCGGAGCTGTCGGACAAGTTCAAGCAGTACGACATGTTCGCGCCGGAGTTCGCGCTGTCGTGCCTGAACCGTCTGCAACTGCGCAACAACAAGCAGATGGTGGACCTGGCGGACCCGGCGGGGGCACTGCAACTGGTGGGCACCTTGCCGAATCCGATCGCGGGTTGATTTCCCCCACCCCGCCCCTTCCCTGAACCCTCCGGGGGTGGGAGGGGGCGGAGGTGTTTTCCCGGGGGCTGCGGCCCCGGACCCCGTTTGCGGGGCCTGCGGCCCCTGCACCCCGCTTCTTTCATCTGCGGGCCGTCTGTGGCTGGTCGCGCAGTTCCCCGCGCCCCTAGGGGGTACGGCCGTCGGCGATGGCGAAGCCGAGCCTTTTAGGGGCGCGGGGAACTGCGCGACCAGTTGGGGACGGCCCGCAGACAAACCCCGGGCCTACTCCCATCGCACCACCGGCGACCGGTAGAAGTTCACCCCCAGCGCCTCCAGCCGCGGCCCCTGCGCCCCCAGCCGGGCCCGGTACGACGGCCAGTCGTGGGTCCGCGCCGGGGACCAGCCGAGCTCCGCGATCCCGGGGAGGCGCGGGAACGCCATGTACTCGACGTCCGCGCTCGCAGTCAGCGTCTCCGACCACAGCGGCGCCTCGACCCCGAGCACCGCCCCGGCCGGAAGCCCGGCGACAAAGGTGTCCGGGTCCCACCCGTACGACTTGTCCACCTCCACGAACCCCGCCCAGTCCAGACCGAGTTCCGTGTGCGCGTCGTACTTCATATCCAGGTACGCCCGATTCGCCGGCGACATCACCAGCTTCGTGCCCGCCTTCGCCGCCGCGACGACCTCTGCCTCGTCGCCGTCCGTGCCCCAGTACTGGGCCACCGCCCCGGCGACCGGCCGTGCCCCGGCCAGCTGGTGCCAGCCGAGGACCGTCTTGCCGTACTTGCCGACGATCGCCTGCGCCCGGTCCATGAAGGCCACGTAGTCCGCGTGCGCCGTCGAGTGCGCCTCGTCGCCGCCGATGTGGATATATCGACCCGGAGTCATCGCCGCCAGCTCCCGCACCACGTCGTCGAGGAACGCGTACGTCACCGGCTTCGGCACGCACAGTGAGCTGAAACCGACGTCCGTGCCGGTATAGAGGGAAGGCGCGACACCGTCGCAGTTCAGGTCGGCGTAGGAGGCGAGCGCCGCGTTGGTGTGGCCGGGAGTGTCGATCTCGGGGATCACTTCCAGATAGCGGCTCGCCGCGTACCGGACGATCTCCGCGTACTCCGCCTTCGTATAGAAGCCGCCCCTGCCACCGCCCACCTGCGTCTGCCCGCCGTACGCCGCGAGCCTCGGCCAGGAGTCGATCGCGATCCGCCAGCCCTGGTCGTCGCTGAGGTGCAGATGCAGCTTGTTGACCTTGTACAGCGCCAGCTGGTCGATGTACCGCTCCACCTGCCCGGGCGTGAAGAAGTGGCGCGAGACGTCGAGCATCGCGCCCCGGTAGGCGTACCGCGGGCTGTCCTCGATCGTCCCGCCCGCCACCTGCCACGGGCCCGGCTGCCGCGTCCTCCTCTCCACCGACGCGGGCAGCAGCTGCCGCAGCGTCTGGACGCCGTGGAAGAGCCCGGCCGCCCGGTGCGCCGTGAGGGTGACCGCGCCCCGGCCGCTCTCCAGCCGGTACCCCTCCTCCCCCAGCCGCGCGTCGCCGGTGAGCCGCAGCCGGATGCCGCCGGGGCCGTCCGCCCGCACCGGCAGCGCGTACCCGGTCGAGGGGCGCAGCACGTCCGCCAGATATCCGGCGATCCGGCGGCCCTCGGCGCCCGCGCCGGCGGCGACGCGGATCGGGGTGGTGGAGGTGATCGTGTACGCGGTGCCGCCCGGCGCGACGGACGCGGGCGCGGGGACGATCTGGCCGAGGGGTCGGGGGGCGCGGGCCGTGGTCGTGGAGCCCGTCGCGGCTCCGGCCGAGGTGCCCGCCGCCGCCACCAGCAGCAGGGCGCCGAGCAACAGGGACACAGTTCTGCGCTGACTCACTAGCGGTTCCCTTCAACGGGGTACGCCGAGCAACCGAACGGAACCCATCACAACCGCCCGCCCCACCGGCGGTCAAGGTGTAGACCAGTGCGGACCGGTCGCCCAACTGCCCGGCCCCGCAAGGCCGGATGGAAGAATCACCTCATGGCGGAAATCATCCAGAAGGACGGGACCTGGAGCTTCGACGGGGACGGCGTGCGCATCGTGCCCGGCAGCGACAAGGGCGTCAGCCTGCTGCGCCGCACGCTCGGCGAGGTCACGGTGCCGCTCGTGGCGCTGGCCGGGGTGGCGTACGAGCCGGGGCGCAAGACCGGGCGGCTTCGGCTGAGGCTGCGCGACGGGGCAGACCCGCTGCTCCAGGTGACCGGAGGCAAGCTGGACGACGCCTCCGACCCGTACACCCTGACCGTGGAGACGAAGGCGGCCGCGATAGCCGAGTACTTCGTGGACGAGGTCCGCAACGCCCTGCTGCTCGACTCGGTGCCCACGGGGCCGGTCGACCGCTATCTCCTGCCGGGGCCCTCGCTGCCGATGACCGTGAGCGCGGGCGACGCCACGGCCGGGTTCGACGGGCGGGTGGTCCGCCTGGAGTGGACCTGGCACACCGACGAGGTGAAGACGGGCGCCGGTCCGGCCACCCTCGCCGTGGAGGATCTGCACGCGGTGGAGTGGCTGCCCGCGCGGGGGCTGGTGGACGGGCATCTGCGCTTCGTGAGCTCGCCGAACGCGCCCCGGGTGCCCGCCGGGCGCGATCCGCACGCCGTGGAGCTCAACGGATTCAAGAAGGACCCGCTGATGGCGCTGCTCGCCGCGGCCGTGGTGGTGCGGATGCCGCACCCGCACGCGCCGGAGCCCGGACCCGCGCCGGAGCCCAAGGCGCTCGGCCCCGCGCCCGCCGCCGCCGACGACCCGGACGCCCTGCTGCGGCGGCTGCGCGAGCTCGGGGAACTGCACCAGTCCGGCATCCTCACGGAGGAGGAGTTCACCTTCGCCAAGCAGGCCGTGCTGAAGCGGCTGTGAGCGCCCCCTGAAGGAGCCTGGTCTGTACCAGGATGCGTATGATCATGAGAATCCTGCCCGATATCGGGCAGGATTCTTGCGTGAGGGCGGGATTCCCCGCAATATCGACGGGTGCTCGAACGCCGCAGCCCGTCGTCCCACGACGACCTCATCGACCATCTGGTGCGCAGCACCGCGCTCCAGCGCGGCGAAGCGGCCCGGGTGGTACTTGAGGTGCTGGCGTACTTCGACGAGACGTACGAGGAATTCGTCCGCCGCCGCCACCGTGAGCTGCAGTCCGGTGGTCTGGTGAACGCGGAGATCTTCGAGCGGATCGCGGCCGAGCTGCCGCACCGCGCCGTGGCGCCACCGGAGCTCTCGCTCCGGCAGCTGCGCCGCATCGTCTACGGCTGATACGGCTGAGCACACGCCGGAACTTGTTGGACTTGTACGTCGATGGAGGGGTCAAGACTCTATGTGCGGAATCGTCGGTTATATCGGTAAGCGTGATGTCGCTCCCCTGCTGCTCGAAGGTCTGCAGCGGCTGGAGTACCGGGGTTACGACTCCGCGGGCGTGGTCATCAACAGCCCCAAGTCGGGCGCGCTGAAGATGGTCAAGGCCAAGGGCCGCGTCCGCGACCTGGAGGCCCGCGTCCCCAAGCGCTTCACCGGCACCACCGGCATCGCGCACACCCGCTGGGCCACCCACGGCGCCCCGAGCGACGTGAACTCTCACCCGCACCTGGACCCGGAGAACAAGGTCGCCGTCGTCCACAACGGCATCGTCGACAACGCCGCCGAGCTGCGCGTCAAGCTGGAGGCCGAGGGCGTCGTCTTCGCGTCCGAGACCGACACCGAGGTCATCACCCACCTGATCGCCCGCTCCCAGGCCGACTCCCTGGAGGAGAAGGTCCGCGAGGCGCTCAAGGTCATCGAGGGCACCTACGGCATCGCCGTGATGCACGCCGACTTCGCCGACCGCATCGTGGTCGCCCGCAACGGCTCCCCGGTCATCCTCGGCATCGGCGAGAAGGAGATGCTCGTCGCCTCCGACGTCGCCGCGCTGATCGCCCACACCCGCCAGGTCGTGACCCTCAACGACGGCGAGATGGCCACCCTGAAGGCCGACGACTTCCGTACGTACACGACCTCGGGCACGCTCACCAACGCCACCCCCGAGACCGTCGAGTGGGAGGCCGCCTCCTACGACATGGGCGGCCACGACACGTACATGCACAAGGAGATGTCGGAGCAGGCCGACGCCGTGGACCGCGTGCTGCGCGGCCGCATCGACGACCGGTTCTCCACCGTCCACCTCGGCGGCCTCAACCTGGACGCCCGCGAGGCCCGCGGGGTGCGCCGGATCAAGATCCTCGGCTGCGGCACCTCGTACCACGCCGGCATGATCGGCGCCGGTCTCATCGAGGAGCTCGCCCGCATCCCCGCGGACGCCGAGCCGGCCTCCGAGTTCCGCTACCGCAACCCGGTCGTGGACCCCGACACACTGTACATCGCGGTCTCCCAGTCCGGTGAGACCTACGACGTGCTCGCCGCCGTCCAGGAGCTCAAGCGCAAGGGCGCCCGCGTCCTGGGTGTCGTGAACGTCGTCGGCTCGGCGATCGCCCGCGAGGCGGACGGCGGCACCTATGTGCACGCCGGACCCGAGGTCTGCGTCGTCTCCACCAAGTGCTTCACCAACACCGTCGTCGCCTTCGCGCTGCTCGCGCTGCACCTGGGCCGCATCCGCGACCTGTCGGTGGCCGACGGCAAGCGGATCATCGAGGGCCTGCGCAAGCTGCCCGCGCAGATCTCCGAGATCCTGGCGATGGAGCCGGAGATCGAGAAGCTGGCCAAGGAGTACGCGGGCGCCCAGTCGATGATGTTCATCGGCCGCGTCCGGGGCTACCCGGTCGCCCTGGAGGCCTCCCTGAAGCTCAAGGAGATCTCCTACATCCACGCCGAGGCCTACCCGGCCTCCGAGCTCAAGCACGGCCCGCTGGCCCTCATCGAGCCCGCGCTGCCGACGGTCGCGATCGTCCCCGACGACGACCTGCTGGAGAAGAACCGCGCGGCCCTGGAGGAGATCAAGGCCCGCAGCGGCCGCATCCTCGCCGTGGCCCACCGCGAGCAGGAGAAGGCCGACCACACCATCGTCGTCCCGAAGAACGAGGACGAGCTGGACCCGATCCTGATGGGCATCCCGCTCCAGCTCTTCGCGTACCACACGGCGCTGGCCATGGGCCGCGACATCGACAAGCCGCGCAACCTGGCGAAGTCCGTCACGGTCGAGTAGTCCAGGACCGGTACGGCTGGTTCCGTACCGCCCCTACGGCAGAAGACGTAGACACAGAAGCGGCCCCGCACGCGCCACCAGGCGTGCGGGGCCGCTCCCTTGCCTGCCGGTGCCGCCCATTGCACCGGCCTGCGGCTGCCTAGCCGGCGGCCGTCACCCCCCGGCCGGCAGCGCGTCGCGGAACCGCCGTCGGCCAGTTGGCCAGGCCCGCCGTCGCCCCGTACCAGGACACCGCGCCCGCGACCGCCGCCACCCAGCCGCCGGCCTTCGCGAGGCCGTCGTTGGTGGCGAAGTCGGCGATCGCGAGGAGCACCAGGGAGACGAACAGCAGGGCGTACGAGCCCTGCCGGATGGGTCCGGCGCCGGCCGCGCCCACCGCCAGGCTCAGCGCGAGGAGCCCGAACAGGAGCAGGAAAAGTCCTGCCGCGTTGGTGGAGAACTTCGCGTCCGCACCGCTGGCCCAGGTGAACCAGAAGGCGCCCAGGCCCGCGAAGGCGGTGCCGGTGAAGGCGTCCTGGTCACGGAACGCGACGATGCCGAGGACGAAGAGGCCGATGCCGCCGACGTAGGTCGCGATCGACACGGCGTCCGCCACGGTGACGCCGTCGACGACCTTGGTGGTGCCGAGGCCGAAGGCGAGCAGGGTGAGTCCGAGTGCGAGGTGGCCGAGAGTGGAAGTGACGCTTCCCGCGGGGGCTTCGTGGTCCACGGCGGGCTCCCTTCATGTGCAGTTGTGCTGCAGGTCGTGCTGCTTCCCAGCGACCCTTATGTACCCTTCACAAGGGCACAATCCACCCCCTACCGGAGGGTAGATTCGCCCTGGAACAAAGGGAGTTGACAGCGTCTCAGCTGGGACAACAAACGGACACGGCCGGGTTACGGAACGACGCCGCGGGACAGTCGCGGGGCATCGGGGAAGATCGGGAAAACCGGGAACGGCGTCGGGAAACGACGTCGGGAATCGGCGTTACGGGATGACGACCACGGGGCGCTGGGCCCGCCGGGCGAGGCGGCCGGCGACCGAGCCGAAGATCCGGCCGACGATGCCGTGCGTGGAGCCGACGACGATCGCGTCCGCCGCGTACTCCCGCCCGACTTCTTCCAGTTCGTGACAGATGTCCCCGCCGCGCTCGACCAGGATCCAGGAGACCTCGGCGAGGTAGTCCGCACAGGCGAGCTCCAGGCCGAGCACTTCCGTCCGGTGGTCCGGCACGTCCACGAAGACCGGCGGCTCGCAGCCGGCCCACACGGTGGTGGGCAGCCGGTTGGCGACGTGCACGATGATCAGACCGGAACCGGAGCGTCTGGCCATGCCGATGGCGTACGCGAGGGCGCGCTCGCTCGACGTGGAGCCGTCGAAGCCGACCACCACTCCGTGCCGGAAGGCCGGGTCACAGGAGAGACGTGGTTCTTCTGCCGCCTGGAGGTCCGACGTCGGGTCGGCTACCTGCTTGCGGTCCGCGGGTTCGGGGAATTCTTGACCGGCCATGGGTGTCTCGGCGTTTGGATCCTCATGGGAGGGCGACAGTTGGCGGCGGAGCTGTGTCCGGGAATCATCTTCCCAAGCCCATACCCCCAAGGGTACGGCGACACTCCTCTCCTGCCCAGAGCCGCCGATGCTGCACGGCGTTCCCCGGAGCATGCACGAGCCCGCCCCGGATGGCAATGGCCGATGGCCGGTACAGAGGTCCTTTCTTCAACATTCTGTGCACGTTCGATCCACTTCGGTGACATCCCGAGGCGCTCCGGCTGTGCTCCGGCTGTGGCCCCGCTGTGCACGCGCAGTGACCGGAACGCGTACCCGCCCGTTAGACACGCGGCCGTTCCGACGCTGTTTCGACACCCCTCCGTGGAGCCCATGCCCGTGCCCGTCCCGCCGCTCGCCCAGGACGCCTCCCCGCCCACCCCGCCCGGCGGCTCCCGCCGGGGCGCGCACGCCCCCCGGGGGCCGGGCGCGCCCGCGCCCGGGGAAGGGCCGCGGGGCGCCGAGGGGCGTGCGGAGGGGGGCTCGCACGGCGTACGGGCGGCTTCCGCGGTTGCCGGGGACTGCGCGGGCGACGTGGTGCGCTGGGCGGCGTTCAGCTGCGTCCTGGTGCCGGTGGTGCTCGTCGTCTACGGTTCCTCGTTCGCCGGGGCCACCGGCACGGCCGTCGGGCTCGCGGCGATCACCGCTGTCTGCCGACTGCTGCTGCGCCAGTCCGAGCGCGCGGCGGCCCGACCGGGCCCCGGCCGGCACCGCGACGGTGGGGCGAACGGCGAAAGTTCGCCGTTGGACTGACGCGTTCGTACACACGGACCCGTATGTTTTCAGCCAACTTCCCCTCCCCCCTCCCCCCTGCCCGAAATGGCCTGCCAACCCCCTTGCCACCAGCGGAAAACGGGCAGGGGTGGCGGCTTTGGCCATACGGGTACGGGCCATGCACGCGACGCCCACTTCCCTACGGGCGCCCTGGATGAAACCCTTCGTGATCGAACGCTTCGCGCCAAGTTGCCAAGTCGACATAGCGCTGAGTACCGGACTTGTCACGCCGACGCCACAGAACGCAGTAGATTCGATCATGCGTATCGAAGGCTGGGGGACTCGTGCAAAACCAAGGGGAAAAGTGCAGGAGCGACAAGCCCGACAAGAACGGGGAGCCGCGAACACCGAGGGGGGCTTAGCAAAATGAGCCAGGACTCCGCTGCCGCATCACCGGAGGCCACAAGGAAGCTCGCCGGCCGTCGACGCCGGGAAGTCGTAGCCGTACTGCTGTTCAGTGGCGGCCCCATCTTCGAGAGCTCCATTCCGCTCTCCGTGTTCGGGATCGACAGGCAGGACGCGGGCGTGCCCCGCTACCGCCTGCTGGTCTGTGCCGGAGAGGAGGGCCCCCTGCGGACCACAGGCGGGCTCGAACTGACCGCGCCCTATGGGCTGGAGGCCATCAACCGGGCAGGCACCGTGGTGGTGCCCGCCTGGCGGTCCATCACCTCGCCGCCACCGGCGGCCGCGCTCGACGCACTGCGCCGGGCGCACGAAGAAGGGGCCCGCATCGTGGGCCTCTGCACCGGGGCGTTCGTCCTCGCGGCTGCCGGGCTGCTCGACGGCCGCCCGGCGACCACGCACTGGATGTACGCGCCGACGCTCGCCAAGCGCTATCCGTCGGTCCATGTGGACCCGCGGGAGC encodes the following:
- a CDS encoding IucA/IucC family siderophore biosynthesis protein yields the protein MTTTPDTGVAHLTPELWTRANRLLIRKALAEFSHERLLKPQPLGDDRYSVRSDDGTVEYRFTAALYALDHWQVDPESVTRHGSTGRLPLDALDFFIELRATLGLSDEILPVYLEEISSTLSGTAYKLTKEQTPAAELARAGFQAIETGMTEGHPCFVANNGRLGFGVHEYAAYAPEAAAPVRLIWLAARRDRATFTSGAGLDYETLIEAELGAATLERFAATMAARGLDLADYQLLPVHPWQWWNKLSVTFAAEVAQDRLVPLGAGDDTYLAQQSIRTFFNTTDPTKHYVKTALSVLNMGFMRGLSAAYMEATPAINDWLAGVVERDSVLQAARFSIIRERAAIGYHHRQYERATDRYSPYRKMLAALWRESPVPSLAPGERLATMASLLHVDGAGASFAGALIAESGVGATEWLRRYLDAYLLPVLHSFYAYDLAYMPHGENVILVLAEDGTVSRAIFKDIAEEIVVMDPDAVLPPAVERIRADVPDDMKLLSVFTDVFDCFFRFLNATLVSEGVIGEDEFWAAVAECVTSYQASVPELSDKFKQYDMFAPEFALSCLNRLQLRNNKQMVDLADPAGALQLVGTLPNPIAG
- a CDS encoding GNAT family N-acetyltransferase, whose product is MSTTHTPSGIGTFTVRDLDPLKDAELLHGWVTHPKAAFWMMQDAKLEDVERAYMEIAADEHHHALLGLHDGEPAFLMEKYDPAHRELVGLYESEPGDVGMHFLVAPTGTPIHGFTRAVITAVVGHLFADPATRRVVVEPDVGNKPVHALNAAVGFEVVGEITKPEKRALLSVCTRAAFEEATR
- a CDS encoding beta-N-acetylhexosaminidase produces the protein MSQRRTVSLLLGALLLVAAAGTSAGAATGSTTTARAPRPLGQIVPAPASVAPGGTAYTITSTTPIRVAAGAGAEGRRIAGYLADVLRPSTGYALPVRADGPGGIRLRLTGDARLGEEGYRLESGRGAVTLTAHRAAGLFHGVQTLRQLLPASVERRTRQPGPWQVAGGTIEDSPRYAYRGAMLDVSRHFFTPGQVERYIDQLALYKVNKLHLHLSDDQGWRIAIDSWPRLAAYGGQTQVGGGRGGFYTKAEYAEIVRYAASRYLEVIPEIDTPGHTNAALASYADLNCDGVAPSLYTGTDVGFSSLCVPKPVTYAFLDDVVRELAAMTPGRYIHIGGDEAHSTAHADYVAFMDRAQAIVGKYGKTVLGWHQLAGARPVAGAVAQYWGTDGDEAEVVAAAKAGTKLVMSPANRAYLDMKYDAHTELGLDWAGFVEVDKSYGWDPDTFVAGLPAGAVLGVEAPLWSETLTASADVEYMAFPRLPGIAELGWSPARTHDWPSYRARLGAQGPRLEALGVNFYRSPVVRWE
- a CDS encoding aspartate aminotransferase family protein, whose translation is MRSHLLNDTTAESYRRSVTEGVERVASKLAATRRPFTGAGVEDIAPLIDRVDLDRPLGDTSAVLDELEDVYLRDAVYFHHPRYLGHLNCPVVIPAVLGEAVLSAVNSSLDTWDQSAGGTLIERRLIDWTAGRVGYGPSADGVFTSGGSQSNLQALLLAREEAKTDDLSKLRIFSSECSHFSVQKSAQLLGLGRGAVVSIPCDHDKRMQTVALARALERCAAEGNVPMAVVATAGTTDFGSLDPLPEIADLCAQYGAWMHVDAAYGCGLLVSPTRRHLLNGIEHADSVTVDYHKSFFQPVSSSAILVKDGSTLRHATYHADYLNPRRAAEERIPNQVDKSLQTTRRFDALKLWMTLRTMGADGIGSLFDEVCDLAVEGWRLLAADPRYDVVVEPTLSTLVFRYIPDAVTSPAEIDRANLYARKALFASGEAVVAGTKTGGRQYLKFTLLNPETTVSDIAAVLDLIAGHAEQYLGENLVHAAS
- a CDS encoding lysine N(6)-hydroxylase/L-ornithine N(5)-oxygenase family protein, whose protein sequence is MSTQPREPYDFIGIGLGPFNLGLACLTEPVDELRGLFLETKPDFEWHSGMFLEGAHLQTPFMSDLVTLADPTSPYSFLNYLKESGRLYSFYIRENFYPLRTEYNDYCRWAAGKLSSIRFNQTVKTVTYEDEVYVVRTEDGSEFRARRLVLGTGTPPFVPEPCQGLGGDYLHNSRYLDHKEALQKKESITLVGSGQSAAEIYYDLLSEIDVHGYRLNWVTRSPRFFPLEYTKLTLEMTSPEYVDYFHALPEATRYRLETQQKGLFKGIDSELIDAIFDLLYQKSLKGPVGTRLLTNSSLNAASYDTTTGTYTLGLRQEEQEKDYTLDTEGLVLATGYKYAEPEFLAPVADRLRRDGRGRFDVARNYAIDTNGREIFLQNAAVHTHSITSPDLGMGAYRNAYIIGELLGREYYPVEKSIAFQEFAV
- a CDS encoding DUF4429 domain-containing protein — its product is MAEIIQKDGTWSFDGDGVRIVPGSDKGVSLLRRTLGEVTVPLVALAGVAYEPGRKTGRLRLRLRDGADPLLQVTGGKLDDASDPYTLTVETKAAAIAEYFVDEVRNALLLDSVPTGPVDRYLLPGPSLPMTVSAGDATAGFDGRVVRLEWTWHTDEVKTGAGPATLAVEDLHAVEWLPARGLVDGHLRFVSSPNAPRVPAGRDPHAVELNGFKKDPLMALLAAAVVVRMPHPHAPEPGPAPEPKALGPAPAAADDPDALLRRLRELGELHQSGILTEEEFTFAKQAVLKRL